Genomic segment of Streptococcus pneumoniae:
CTTAGCCTCTTCATTTTCCTGTAAATTTATCCACTAAACCTTGCCACTTTTCAGGAGATAAAATCGCCCAAGCATTCTCTCCATTGCCCACAAGGCTGTATCCAATCATCAGACCTGCACAAAAAAGAAGAAATCCCACAAAGAGAACCAAAGCGATCAACCCCAACTGTTTACCAATATATGAAAAATTAGCTTTCATCGTCGTCTTCCTTCACTCGTTGAATATCCGCTCCTAAACTTGCTAGCTTTTCATGGAAGCGATAATAGCCACGGTCCAAATGTTGAAGTTGACCAACCTTAGTCTCACCATTAGCTACCAAGCCTGTCAAAATAAGAGCTGCACTTGCTCGTAAATCTGTCGACATGACTTCCGCACCTTGGAGCTGCTGCCCGCCAACAATGCGTGCCGTATCTCGCATAATATCCGAGTGAAGTCCCATCCGACGCATTTCTTCTAGATGTTGGAAACGATTTTCAAAGACCGTTTCTGTCATGATAGACTCACCTTGCGCCACTGTCATCAAGGCTGTAAATTGCGCCTGCATATCCGTTGGAAAGCCTGGATGA
This window contains:
- a CDS encoding DNA-directed RNA polymerase subunit beta; this encodes MKANFSYIGKQLGLIALVLFVGFLLFCAGLMIGYSLVGNGENAWAILSPEKWQGLVDKFTGK